tctgtctgtctgtctgtgtgtctctgcctgcctctctttccctctctctccctctctcccccaccctctccctttcatGCTCCCTGGAGTACTGGCTGAAAGCTGATTCCTTCCACTCCTTTTCCAGTGGTTTCTGTAGTATTGTCTCCACCCTATTCACTGTTTGTCTCCACTCCTGCGGTTGTGTTTGTTTGCTGTTACATTGAGGCTGGTTTCTCTCCTGTATTTTCTCATGTTTTACCTTCGTCCCTCCAGCCTGAATTAGATCATACTTTAATGTTGATCAGAGAAGCAGAAACCACACACGAGCCCAGTTAATAAGAGTGGGATCAAAGGGTGGAACTCAGGGTGCAGTGGAGACAGTCGGTGGGAGACAGTTTGATGTTCACTAAATGACTGTTTCTGCTTTGTATTTACAGTAATGGACATCGATGTAGACTACGAGCGACCGAACGTAGAAACAATTAAATGTGTCGTAGTTGGAGACAATGCAGTGGGAAAGACAAGGCTGATTTGTGCCAGAGCCTGTAATGCCACCTTAAGCCAGTACCAGCTGCTAGCTACACATGTGCCCACTGTTTGGGCAATTGACCAGTATCGGGTCTGCCAGGAGGTAAGTCAGACTCTGTTGCTGAATACTGCAGGCCAGGGTGTCTTATATTACCATAGATTCATACAACCCAAAAGGAGACCATGCAGCCCAACCTGCCTATGCTGGCTTTCTGAAGGAGTTGTGTGATTAGTCCTGTAGTCCAGCTTTCTGCCTACACTTCTACAAACCCTTATGAAAGCTCCTTTTATTCCAGTACCAATTTGACAATGTGTTCCTGATCTTAACTACCTTCTGCATGAAGTAATGTCTTCTAACTTGCTGTGGAGTTCCCTTGTCAGTT
Above is a window of Chiloscyllium plagiosum isolate BGI_BamShark_2017 unplaced genomic scaffold, ASM401019v2 scaf_77908, whole genome shotgun sequence DNA encoding:
- the LOC122546433 gene encoding rho-related BTB domain-containing protein 1-like; the protein is MDIDVDYERPNVETIKCVVVGDNAVGKTRLICARACNATLSQYQLLATHVPTVWAIDQYRVCQEVLERSRDVVDEVPVSLRLWDTFGDHHKDRRFAYGR